TAcccatttttttcacattttctcTTTCAAAGTTCTTTCCTCTGGTTCTTTGTTCCTCTTCCGTCGGtgagtttcttttcttcttcttctctttaattATTCATTATGCTTTACTTTTTAGTTGTTTTCTGATTATTTGATTTTTACAGAAATTAATTGATTGATTTTACAGAAATTCTTTCTCcttaaaattaattgtttgatTTCGTTTCAAGAGGAAACATTTGTTACTATGGCCTGTTATCATCTTTTCCCTACTTGTTTTTCTTTCACAAGTTGCATATCTTGTTATATGGGATGTTGGAGGCTATAAACAGAGTGTAGGAGATGTTTGGTGGCTCAAGCTAATTGGTTTTATGATGTGAGgatatattttgttttctttaattcttctGTTCCTTCAGTCTTTGCATATTTTGACAGTTTGTCCCTTTGGCTATGCTTTTACAGAATCCAGTTTTGGAGATCTCCCACAGTGATCTATTTTTTGGTTACACAACTTCTAGTGCTAGTAGTTGCATTGCTTGATATACATGGGAACAGATTCGGTCTTGTTCCGTGGCGGTATACTTGTTGGGGTCATTTCTTAACAGTTGTTGACCAATTAGGTTTGTAagtatttccttatttttctaaATGTTTTTTATGTAGTGATATTGTTGCACTATGTACTCTCTCCACCCAAAACAGGATCCATTTAGCAatcatatatgcatgttttaggATTAACTCATTGCATGCAGAGGATATGAACTAGAGTTGATTTTATTCACtttgttaaatgaattaaatcAAGTTCAACACTCTTCCCCCAACTGTCCCTCTTCTAAAGCAGCAGTGAAGCATTATTATTCTCTTCTCATTTTGTGTTAATGATAGCACATGTTTTACCAGTGGAATATTTCCCTTGTGATCTTTGGGGCCTTGTGGATTAGAGGTGAAATTATTGATCTCTGTAGCCTACTTAAAGCTTATAAGTTAGCTACTAGAActtctatgtaacacccctaacccgtatccgtcgctaaattagggttacgaggcattactagacaaaaCACAACTCAATACAGACATTCAGTAGAATTCaagaatttaacatttatatgcAATTCGTTTGAATATAGGTTTAAATCTACTATTTCCAAACCAAAATATAagcattgtatatatatataaattgaaatatattaagCTTAGTCAAATtttaagtaagtataattataaattctactttaaccttttaaaacaaaacaaaacatttcgATTCCGTTAAACCAtaagaaaataagccattttcgtatggctattaattatatatacagTACTTCCAAAtcattatctagcctatacatgccataagttaaaatttaaacatttcaataCCGAGACAatagatagagtgatgatcttttctgacgatccccgagcctgcaGCTTtgtttttatctataaaacaaatggacGTAAActaacaaagtaagcttttatcgCTTAGTAAGTCTTTAGCATAtctattatacatataaaataatcatataattccttaagtaaatttattgagaTCACAATTACCAAATATAATTACTATTCAAACATTGCTATCTTAAGTCATTTTGTTGATATCtaaaagaatgtatatttaattaatacatataaacGAACATATGTATATTCATTATATGCATAACCAAGTTATAAACATACTCACTAACTGCATATACTGATTGCTAGTGTACTTATCTCTTGCACTTCATCGagtgcatttatatatataattattcaaatacatatgccaaaaacatatatttatacttatcaaTTACATGTGTcgaatgcacatatatacttataatCCACAAATGtcgaatgcatacatatatatatccaataatttcataacaaccaatataCGTACTTACTCACTAAACACAAAGATCCGAAcgtttatatgctcatcaaatacgtagaaacaaatgttcatatatttatccattacatataaccaaaattatatatatacccaatgcatataatcacttaatttaaacagattcaccggcacttagcctattaggcttaaagcctgattcagatcaccgacACTTatcctgctaggcttatagcctgctTCAGATCACCaacacttagcctgctaggcttataacctggttcagatcaccggcacttagcctggtAGGCTTATAACCTGGTTCAGATCACcgacacttagcctgctaggcttatagcctaaTTCAGATCAccagcacttagcctgctaggcttataacctggttcagatcaccggcacttagcctgctaaaCATAAAGGCTGAGTTATCTCAATGGCGATAAGCCTTCTAGACACTGAGCCTGAAATCTCATTTCATATAAGTTGTAACTCATATTcaaactatatatgtatataaaatccatacataaaaattcaacccaaaatttataacttatattCTTGAaccacatgtatatatatataaagttcaaTCACCAAATCCAACATTAATATATCAATGATTCAACCGACACATTTATATATACCTTCATACTTTAGATACTACTACTAATATCATACTATTTAACTTATAACATGCTATgtacatttaacattcaaatctCACATATACCTATATAATTTCATACCCCATTTCAATATAacttatacatgtacatatatacatattcaaatctaacatatatacatgtataattttaTACTTACATTCGAAACAAGTACTTATACTTGTATACACATACATTTTcgaatttaacatatacatatataatttcatacttatactcaatataagcaattatacatatatatacatgcttattcgatccaaacatatacaaatatattatacatatatatatgtaacatccATACTTTTAATAAAATCCAATAATTTGTACTCATATATACATACCTATTCGAACCTCTTGTAAACATATATAACATTCAACATTAACTAAATTCAAAACTTATTCATGTATGTACACATATATCcgaactttatatatataaatataacatacatacttttaactaaattcaagaatttattcatgtacatacatatatatccgaactttttatatataaatataacatacatacttttaactaaattcaagaatttattcatgtatatacaaatatatctgaactttgtatatataaatattaacatacatacttttaactaaattcaagaacttatacatgtatatacatatagtaTCCACTATTAGTTCTATATTATTGAACTTTAAACAAACTTTAGCTAACATACATGTAATTTGCATCATTAATATCAACTTACCAAAGTAAATTCTTGTATTCGgctatcaataataaaatttaaagtttcattcaatttgaatatattaaGTTTCAGCTTATcatatgtaaaataaatataataagcatatatttaatttagataaCATTTAATTGCTAattgacttacctcggatatcgacgaacacattcgactattcgactactttcgtttttccccaatccaattccgttttctttgtttcttgatctaaacatattcatatttagcctttttattcatcaaatcattcaattaaatccaaaaatacataaatgggaaaattaccattttgcccctaacattttacactttttgcaatttagtcctttttgcacaaaacacaaaatacacaaaatttaatcaCACCATActagggccgaatgttcctagtgttcatacagatccacacatttcatttatttcacattttagtccctaaaaaattattttcacaatttagccctaattactcaatttcaccaaaaattcaaacatgttaatctttcacatacctttcatttttcatcatcaactatcacaaagctcaagcatccatcaatggaacatttcaaaatcatcaacaattcacaaaattaagacatgagttttgaagtattcaaagcaacgatctaaaaaacgtaaaaattatcaaaaaccaaacaaaaactaaccttgaattaagcttcaaaagatggccgaacctagcttaggtttctttctttttcttttctctagtttcggtcaaaataagatgaaaatgtggcttttaatttgtttgtcttttaatatattaactttataatataatatattattaaaacctttatacataatataaaaactataaattataagcataatgccgtccactatcttgattaatggcctaatttcctatTAAGGACTTCACATTATAAAGACATTAGCAAGTTAGCACTTTACACAATAATtagtcaatttcacattttacgcgattaagtccttttattaaattaagcacacaaacaataaaattaattcacaaaactttcacacatataaattaatacataataaacacataaaataatattaaaatatttttcagactcggattcgtggtccagAAATTACTATGTCCGGTTAGGGTCGAAATCGGGCTGTGACATTCTAAAGCattattttgcctcatattcaatTTAGAGTTCTTGTCAATCTAGTCAAGAGTTTTCATGTGGTAACAGAACAAACGAGTTTTCTCAGCGAACAAATGCTTTGTGTTTCATGCAGTATTGAGTTGTATCCTTGCCAACTTAGTAATATCCAATGTATGCACAGACtgcattaataacatataatgtgTATGACTGGTAGTTTGCTATTTCGCTGGTTAGCCAACTGAAATGATCGggttttttatttcatgaaagGTTCCCATCTTAAAGTTGCTTCCTGTTTGCTTCTACCTGCTATTCAGCTGGTTGTGGGAATTAGCCATCCCTCGTGGATTTCTCTGCCATTTTTCATTGGAAGCTGTATTGGGATAGTGGATTGGTCTTTGACTAGCAATTTTCTAGGATTATTCAGGTGATTGCTTCTTGACTCTTTGTACATTgttctatttcattttctttgttaatgGATTTGATTTTATCATTGGTTAATGTTTTTAGTAGCTTAtgttctgtttcttttttgtTAAGGTTGTGGAAGGCTCTCCATTTTTATGCAGGCTTCAGCATTTTCATGCTTTATGTGTATCAACTCCCTATAGAGTTATCAAGTATGTTACAGTGGATAGTTAATTTTGTTGGTCTATTCAAAATATGTTCAACATCTGAGTGGACTGAAATTTACTCTTCTGTTTCTCTTGTACTTTTTTTTACATCATGGTATGTACTAGTTTTATTACTATAGGTCTGATTCTATTTAAAGATTTTAGCTGAACCTTTAAATGAAATGCATTACACTCTTCCCTCTTCCTAGAATCTTATATTATGAAATTGATTTCATTTGAGTCTTTCCTGTGTCTGACACTTGTCCATCTAATAGTCTTTTCCCCATATTACTAGTTTAAGATGGTTTGAAGTGTTTTCTTTCTATAAGAAAAATTTCCTGGACAGATATGAAGTATTTAGTTGCAAACTAGACTTTGGAGATTGATGACATTTTTGCCATTCTGGAtgcaatttttattcaatttgctcAATGAAATTGCAGTTGAAAATTTGAGAGCTTCCTAGTTGGAAaccacatatttatataatatatgttcTTAATAGTtttgaacaagttaaattaattataaagaaaTAATATAATTGAGAACAATATTAGAGTAGCTCTATGTATATGCTTAGTACATGTCTattgtgaatttatatttggtatataaatattatccttttttaaaactttaatccaaatatatgtaatattttaatttgttaggtttatgttttctatgttatgttaatatctaatatgagttatatattcaaatacattttaaaataaaataatacagatgtgttaaaagcattaattaaaaataaaaaataatttttataataatacaattgtgtcaatatctaattacaaatatttaattattatatttaaatatttaaatatagtttatatattctaattaaatttaataaataattaatattaattacttagaaatatttaaaattaaaattattattattaaaatattaacaataagttataataaattattttttatatttttgctaaaatatcataatattaactaatttgaatattatttaaatacatatttgttactttataatattatgtctaaaatggatattttattttgacagcaataccaaacacttaaaattttcaaaagcacttctccacagcacttttcaaaagcaatgaagaactggccttagttttactatattattatttattttggcatGCCACAATATACGTAGTCTTCTATTGTCCTATAACTAAACGAAATTGATGAAACAATTACTGTAATTGGAACAATCTTAGCAGTAATTTTATGAAAGAACAGAAGTTGTTTGAGCTAAAAACTTGggttttgattaatataattataaaccTATCTATATACAGGCTAGAAGTACTTTTGTAAGATTTAAAATTATGAAACTAAAATCTATTATCTCCTCTACCAGCGTAAAATCCTACAAgaatattgttttattttgaatCATTTTGTTGACTTTTAACACTTTGATTTTGTGCTGATTTTTCCAAATTCTTTACGTAGTTGAGCTTATTCAGATATTGGAATCGgttatttcttttagtttaagTGTGAATGTAACATGTTTGACTTATATATGTTAATCCGTATGGTGGTTGAAAGATGCACCCGACATTAATCCATTTATGCAAACTCATGTTTTGGTTGAAACAATTGGAAGTTCGTGAAGCATTTCCATATTGCTGTttctaatttgtaaaataatgtGTAGTGAAACAAATCAACCATCTCTCATTGCACATGTCAAAGAGAATCATGCTTGAACTTACTTAGAACCCGGAATCAGCCCATTATGGTATAGCAAGGCCCTAAATACTGAATAGAGAATCCAAAAAGGCCTGCCTATTTGTCCAAATTAAAAGTTGCAAAATTGCGACTTCTCCACTGCCGAAAGTGCCCACAAATTGACCCTTCGTCTttagcttttttattttttattatttaacaatgCCTGTAAAGTCTGCGTCCAAATGACATCTTCAAGCCTTGAATTGTtgttttgattattatttttgaatctaTATGGTATATGCTTTCAGCTCTAAATAGGAGGGGCATTTTAAGTGGATGGTTTTAATTATCGATTTATTATACACGAGGATAGCAATGGTGCTGCAGGTTGGCTTAGCTGATCCATCAGGAAGCGGCAGACGCAATATATCTGATTTTTCAATGCGTCTATCTGTAAACTCAAAAGTTTCCCGGCCCGTGTTTACGCTGAGGAAAGCTAAGACCCCAtatatgaatttttctttttttggggtCTGATGCTCTGGTGTCCAGTAGTTATATCAAGTCCTGACATCGAGCCAAATCAGATCCCTAAAGGAGAGATAGTGTTGTTTTCTCTATCCACAAAACTAGAACCTGATAGCTTTACTCAAAAGGACATTAAATTCCATATTACTCGACTCAACAGGCATAAGTGAACTCTATCACACTTGCTTAAAGCTATGCAAATAAACGGACATCGTAGCAAGTATATCAATTGtctttttggtttttctttattggtttccgaagtatatatacatgTTAACCATCCAACGAGACAGACAGTTAATCCTTAACGGTTAACACCTGCCGCTACCTCCATTATGACGAACGGTGACCAAAAGCACCATTCCAAAGGCTGAAAACCAGGCTTGATTCACGTGTGCCAAAGGAACCTTTTTTCTATCCTCTTTTCTGGTCTGGATACCAGAGAAGGGGATCATCCGAACTTTTCTTTTTTCTGGTCTCATGATGCGAAGAGTCGGCAGCCAACTTATAAGTGCTGATGATACACCAGATTTTGGGTAGTTTCTCATTTCCCTTTCGAGAAGATGACTTTTAAACCaacaaattcatttaattcaatggAAGAATTTTAGTGTAACCACCGAAAAGTTTGATACAAAAGAGAAAAGGGAGGGCAAGACGGGATTGGAGTTTAATGTTAAGGGCCAGGTTGATTTTAATGGAACAGTACAATTTAACTGTTTTCTGGCCGTTTGTTTTTGGTCGGCGTTGTTAATTAGCTTAATCCAAAGAATGTACTTTAGTTTCACCATATGGTTGGTTCTTTGTAATGCTTGGGACGTAGAAGATAATCGTCATGGAGACAACTGTTAGGACCTCAATGTGAGGCCAATTAAAATTGATAAGATTGCCAATGAGAAAGTTAGATGAAGGAAGGTCTTCAACATTGAATTAAAATAAGAGCAATAGCCAATTATTTCATTCAATAGCGTTGGTTTCGATCAATGATCCAAAGACCAAAATCAACGCTTAAAGTAGTGGGTCTCTTTTTCCCTAGGCGCAGCTGGCTATATTAACTTCCATGTCTCAGCACGGATTATTGATGATAGGAGGCATTTTACTATTTCACCTTTTTAAGTACCCTAACCTTGCTGGCAATTTTTATTACTCAGTTTTACTTCTCGGACATCTATATAAATGTTCTATCATTTTGAGTACTTTTCTCATTGCACGTTGTGAAATATTTATAACAATTCTTAGCATAAACGATGACTGTCTGCAGGGTTTCTGTCTTCGTGCTTGTTGGTGTTATTTTTCTTTGCGGTTGTATTGATGGTAGGAAGCTAGTGAGTGAAAAGGAAGTGCATGCGGTTGGTGAGAGTAAATCGTTCTTCCCCTATATCCCTGGTTATGGTGGTGGATTCGGTTGGCCTGGTGCTGGTGGCGGCTTAGGTGGTGGGGGAGGTGGTGGTGGCGGTGGCGGTGGCGGTGGAGGTGGGGGTGGCAAAGGAGGTGCTGGATATGGTTTTGGGGGTGGAGTTGGAGGTGGGTTTGGGTCTGGAAATGGAGGGCTTGGTGGCGGAGGAGGAGGCGGAGGCGGTGGTGGGGGGGAGGTGCTGGTTCCCATGGCGGTGGGTTTGGCGGAGGATATGGAGGAGGATTTGGAGGCGGAAGCGGAATACCGTGAGTTTAATACCTGTGAAGCTAAGTACCGACAGTGTTGCTTGGGATTGAAGTAACTTTGTCCTATCATGTTTTCTTCTTATTATAAATTTGTGTGTGCATTACTTGTACTACTTGGCTCCCACTATCTGTGTAATTGTAACATGAAAAGCCTAAAAGTGAATAACTGGGAACAATATTACAAATGTAATAAAGTTCACTAATTTATATCAGtcgtttttttaaattaacttgTACTTAATTCATTTTCCGAACAACacaacattttaataaaataatatttttaaaaaacgtaccaacaacaaaaagaaaatagaagttaATAACTTGTGTTAACATCTGAAGTTTCCCctatccatttcttttaacagTTGCTATATCTGTCGCCTCTCTCGATACAGATAGGGTGTCACATTATGTCTGATTTTTCAAAACCTCAACACAACTACTTTATCAATTAATATCAAAGAAAAGAATGAGTTAAATGGTAAGAAGGTATCACCTAAAAATGTTAACAtgtaatgattttataaaattgttattttagttttctattaattttctttttttaactcttcaacttatatttttttgtctgataaaaaaataaagttggaTGTGAAACCAATGTTAAAGGAATCAACATATTGTTCTgttttttctaaatatattttttgtcaTCAATTTTCTTTGGCATTTAAGTAATTCATCAACATGGACATAAATAATACGCTTGGACTTTGAGAGAAAatattgtatgaaacagtgatattattcattttcaatagcTTAATATCACATCAATAATTTCATCCTGAATTTCAAGATTTTCATTTGGATTTGATATTTTGCAATTTGAAATTGTTAATGTagcattaaactattaaaaaagaaataaagatacAACTGGACTTTAATGGGTTGATCTCggcaaaaagaaaagacattaaaTTAGTTGACAATGATGAGATTGAACCTCTTTccacatttaaaattattttcacattATAGATTACCCAAATAAGAATGATATAATTTGAATATAGACCTTATTCTCCAGGTATGATCACAATATTATATTAACAAGTATCACATATACATAAGAAGACAATAATTTTTAACTATAAGCAAATATTAAAACCAATCACCCCATATTATTGGGCATatgttacaaaaataaataagaaccCATTATTGCTGGTTGGTTGATAATTTCAGCTTTTAATTAGCAAGCCAGTTTTGCAATTTGGATTTTGGGCATTTTACGAAAACCTGTGTCAAGTCAATGGactaatgaaattttcaaataatattagTGATTTGGATTAAAATATAGTACtagtattaataaatttaatcatcaacttTTTAAGAAGAATTAAATTATTGCTTTTAATGAAAATACTGATTAAATCATTAATTTGTTAAACATGACAGCCTACATGGTAATTTACGTGTACTtgatctctttttaatttttataaattatttataattttattgaataTCGAATCAAATTGCTTTGGGCCATTTACCAATGTCAGTAATTGACGATTATACAATTTGAACAATTTTGAATTCAATTCAAAGAAAAACTCAGTAAGTAAACCTCCTATTCTATTAAAGTAAAGAGAAGTTTCCCATTCATTCTTTTAAGGTTCCGTTTTGgtttgaattaaaaaaagaatgagGCCTTTggtcaataaataaaaattcaattacaaATTAATTGGTTGATAAGAATTTCGGGTtcctttttattgaaaattaaaatgttttataatttttaattttttgttaacatgacatataaaacaaatagtgTCATGCCAGTATGAGTACATCTTGACTACCACACTGGTTACcacattaaattattattttggttcttatactatatttaaattaGGGATTTGATCCTTATATTTTTAGTAGGAATAATGAACTTTTTAgttatcaattttacatttttttcaatttaacccttattcttttttagctaaatttaacCTTTAACATTAGCCAAATGAATCATTTTTTTCTAATGAAAATGCT
The genomic region above belongs to Gossypium hirsutum isolate 1008001.06 chromosome D05, Gossypium_hirsutum_v2.1, whole genome shotgun sequence and contains:
- the LOC107905917 gene encoding piezo-type mechanosensitive ion channel homolog, whose product is MIIQFWRSPTVIYFLVTQLLVLVVALLDIHGNRFGLVPWRYTCWGHFLTVVDQLGSHLKVASCLLLPAIQLVVGISHPSWISLPFFIGSCIGIVDWSLTSNFLGLFRLWKALHFYAGFSIFMLYVYQLPIELSSMLQWIVNFVGLFKICSTSEWTEIYSSVSLVLFFTSWYVLVLLL